ATTGAGTGGAAGGTTATTTACAAAGACCGGAATGACAATCTCTGCGAGACCCGCTGCCGCGTTCAAGAAGGACAACTCGACTGGCATCCTCCGTTGAGGTGACTGTCACACTTTTTCCGCAATGGAGACGGTGTTCTGATCTTTTTGCGCTTTTTTGCGACGTGGGCATGTAAAGCAGGCGGAGTCCTCGTCGGAACTCTGTTCAGGGGGTTCTAAGACATCGCCACAACAACTCTGCTGCTTTTTTTTGTACTGCGCAAATGTCAACGCACCTGCCATGAACGCAAATGCTATGATGAGAAAGATCGTCGCTGTTAATATGGTTTCCATGGTAGAGTCCTTATTTGAGCAATGCCTCAAAACTATCCGTCATTTTTTCCACGAATCCATCTCCATGTCTTACAATCATAAATACGGCGAGGTTGCGTTTTTCGGCAAATGCAAATCCCTTTTCCGGTCCCATTACATTGATCGCTGTGGCCAGCCCATCGGCATAGGCGCAACTTGTGTGTAGTACTGTTACGGAGGCCAGGGCATGCGTTATGGGCCGTCCTGTGCGCGGGTCAATAGTGTGGGAATACCGCACGCCGTCGCGTTCAAAATAAGTGTGGTAATCGCCCGATGTCGCCATGGACAGGTTGTGCAAGGCAAGTGCTTTTTGTAGTTCGCCCTGTCCGGCTGGACTCGCAATACCTATCCGCCAGAGTTGTTTCAGGTGGTTGTGGCCCTTTGTTCGCAGTTCGCCACCGATTTCAATAAAATAGCGATTGATGCCCAAGCTGTCCAGATAACTCGCTATGCGATCTACGCCATATCCCTTGGCTATTGCAGATAAGTCGCAATAGATTTCAGGGATTTCTTTTTTTATTGCGGGAGCGGATAGGTCAATGTGAATTTTTTCGTATCCGACCAGTGTTCTGTGAGCTTGTATTGAGTCAGGCGATGGTACGCGATCGGGGATGGCGTTGGGTCCAAAACCCCACAGGTTGACCAGCGGCCCAATGGTGACGTCAAACGCGCCATCGGACCAGGTGCTGATTTCACGCGCGATGTGTAAAACATAAGCAAAGTCCGATGAGACTGCAAACCAGTCTGTTGAAGGCGAGCGGTTGAATTGGGTGATTTCGGAGTTGTCCTGATAAGTGGACATCTGACGATTGACTTCTTCTAATCGCACGTTGATTTCTCGGTC
This genomic window from Gemmatimonadota bacterium contains:
- a CDS encoding FAD:protein FMN transferase, whose product is MDRIWRWIFPLLLIGCQDHLTTISGPTMGTTFQVKIVQKDQTLDADVLDREINVRLEEVNRQMSTYQDNSEITQFNRSPSTDWFAVSSDFAYVLHIAREISTWSDGAFDVTIGPLVNLWGFGPNAIPDRVPSPDSIQAHRTLVGYEKIHIDLSAPAIKKEIPEIYCDLSAIAKGYGVDRIASYLDSLGINRYFIEIGGELRTKGHNHLKQLWRIGIASPAGQGELQKALALHNLSMATSGDYHTYFERDGVRYSHTIDPRTGRPITHALASVTVLHTSCAYADGLATAINVMGPEKGFAFAEKRNLAVFMIVRHGDGFVEKMTDSFEALLK